A stretch of DNA from Vibrio sp. ED004:
AGCCTTATCCATTAAGGTTCCTTAACCTATTTTGTTTGTTGATTACTGAAAAATCGAAACAAACTTACTTAGTCAGAGCTTGATTAAGCCATTGATCAAATTGACCTTTTGGTAACGAACCGTTGATCGTGTCGACACGTTTGCCATCTTTAAACACCATCACCGTGGGGATACTTCTGATTTGGTACAATGCGGAAAGCTGTTGCTGAGCTTCAGTATCAATCTTAACGAATCGAACACCTCCCGAACGCTCTTTTGCGACGTCGCTAAACACAGGTGCAAAGCCCACACATGGGTTACACCATGTTGCCCAGAAGTCGACAACTACAGGTTGTGAACTGTTCAAGATAGATTGGAAATTCAATGACGTTCCCTCGATAGGAGCGCCATCGAGCAGTGCTGTTTTGCACTTACCACAAGTTGGGCTTTCTGAAACTTTTTCTGAAGGAACTCGGTTTACGCCATTACAAGAAGGGCATCGTGTGTTGAATGTAGACATAACTTTCTCTTTTTATTGTAACTCCGCTGCTAACGCGATTTACGAATCACGCATGGAGCGCTTATACTGTTTAAAACTAGAATACGATACTTAAATAAAAACAAACAATAAACAGGTAAATGATGACAAAATTTTACGCCGAAATTACTGGCTGGGGAAAGTGTCTGCCACCAGCCGTGCTGTCCAATGATGATCTAAGCACTTTCATTGATACGTCTGACGAGTGGATTCGAACTCGAACTGGTATCGAAAACCGTCGTATCAGTCATGTAAATACCTCTGAGCTAGCGACTGTTGCAGCAAAACATGCCATAGCGTGTGCTGGCCTAACAGCCGAAGATATCGACCTCGTGATCATCGCGACGTGCAGCCCAGACTCCCTTATTCCAAATACCGCATCTAAGGTTCAACAGAACTTAGGCATTAAGAGTGCAGCGGCTTTCGACCTTAACGCAGCGTGTACTGGCTTCATTTACGGTGTCGAAACCGCGACTCGACTGATTCAGGCGGGTAACTACCGTAATGCGATCGTTGTAGGTGCAGAACGCCTGTCATTTTTCATTGATTGGACCAAGCGTGATACCGCGGTTCTTTTCGGTGATGGCGCTGGCGCTGTGGTTCTATCTCGCACTGAAGAGCAAGTTGGCCTGCAAGAAGCCCAAATCGGTTGTGACGCGGAAGGCCGCGATATTTTAGCAGTACCAAAGTTCGGTACTTCTATGGATCGCTTTGCTGCTGACAACGGTTACTGGGACTTTGATTTCGTAGGCAAAGAGATCTTCAAACGTGCGGTTAAAGGCATGGGTGCAGCAGCACACACTGTATTGAGCCGTACTGGCATCTCAACAGATAACATCGATGTAGTGATTCCACACCAAGCAAATATCCGCATCATTCAAACTCTGTGTGATATGGCGGGCATTGAACGTGAGAAAGCGTTCGTGAACATTCAAAACTACGGCAACACGTCGGCTGCGACTGTGCCAATTGCTTTATGTGAATCGTTAGAGCAAGGCTTTGTTAAACCGAACTCAAACATCCTTGTGGCGGCATTCGGTGCCGGTTTAACTTGGGGTGCTGGTCATATTAAATGGGGTAGCCGTGTTGAACCGCTAGGTCAATCAGATGCTAAGCTTCCAGAAGCCGACAAATCTGCGTTAGAGCTTCTAGAAAGAGCCATTTTACACTGTAAAACACACCCGAATTCAGCGAGCGAATAACGCTGATGGGTACAGTAACCAAAGTACGTCTTATGACAAAAGCCGACCTTGATGGGGCTGCTTTAGTTCACCAAGCTACTTTTGTTCGACAGCAAAACTCAAAAGCTTGGTTACAATGTAACTTAAATGCCGCACCACGCTTTCTTAACTTCGTTGCTGAAAGCGAAGGTGAGGTTGTTGGCTACATTATCTGGGTTCAAAAGAGTGGGTTTAGACCTGAAGCTGTTTTGGAACTCGAGCAACTTGCCGTGTTACCGATCGCGCAGGGGCAAGGATTAGGTAAAAAGCTGATTCTAGACTCCTTTCCGCAAGTGAAGCTGAAGTTAGCAGAGCAAGGCTCGACGCTAAAACATGTATTAGTGACCACCAGAGCAGACAACTTCGCACAAAAGCTTTACCAGTCGACGTTGGGTGCAGAGGTCGAAACCACGATTTCAAATCTGTACTCTGCGGATGAAGTGCTTATGATAGCTCGCAATGTGGGTGAACGAATCTGATCGCTGAGTTCTTAGAACCCATTATAATCAGCGATGTAAATTGATTTACGTTTAATTAGGGACTTCTACAGTCCCTTTTGTTATTTCTTAGGAAGTGTTTTGAAGAAAGTTTTAGCAATTGGCTACGTTTGGCCAGAACCGAATTCATCGGCGGCTGGCAGCCATATGATGTCTCTATTACGTCTATTTAAGAGACAAGGTTGGTCTGTTGAGTTCGCAACTCCAGCTCAAGAAACCGAGCACATGATTGATCTCTCTGAAGAGGGCATCACAAGCCAATCTATTCAGCTAAATTGCGATAGCTTTGACCAGTACAT
This window harbors:
- the trxC gene encoding thioredoxin TrxC; its protein translation is MSTFNTRCPSCNGVNRVPSEKVSESPTCGKCKTALLDGAPIEGTSLNFQSILNSSQPVVVDFWATWCNPCVGFAPVFSDVAKERSGGVRFVKIDTEAQQQLSALYQIRSIPTVMVFKDGKRVDTINGSLPKGQFDQWLNQALTK
- a CDS encoding ketoacyl-ACP synthase III, with translation MTKFYAEITGWGKCLPPAVLSNDDLSTFIDTSDEWIRTRTGIENRRISHVNTSELATVAAKHAIACAGLTAEDIDLVIIATCSPDSLIPNTASKVQQNLGIKSAAAFDLNAACTGFIYGVETATRLIQAGNYRNAIVVGAERLSFFIDWTKRDTAVLFGDGAGAVVLSRTEEQVGLQEAQIGCDAEGRDILAVPKFGTSMDRFAADNGYWDFDFVGKEIFKRAVKGMGAAAHTVLSRTGISTDNIDVVIPHQANIRIIQTLCDMAGIEREKAFVNIQNYGNTSAATVPIALCESLEQGFVKPNSNILVAAFGAGLTWGAGHIKWGSRVEPLGQSDAKLPEADKSALELLERAILHCKTHPNSASE
- a CDS encoding GNAT family N-acetyltransferase, with translation MTKADLDGAALVHQATFVRQQNSKAWLQCNLNAAPRFLNFVAESEGEVVGYIIWVQKSGFRPEAVLELEQLAVLPIAQGQGLGKKLILDSFPQVKLKLAEQGSTLKHVLVTTRADNFAQKLYQSTLGAEVETTISNLYSADEVLMIARNVGERI